In the genome of Pseudomonas sp. B33.4, the window GAGCGGCGGGAGACGCCTGGCGCCGATCAAGAACGGCGAGCCCGACCTGACGTTGTACGGCGGGCAGCAATGGCCTCTTTACGTAGCGAGGTGTTGCCTCTTGCGGCAAAGAGCCTTCGGCGACAATCGTGATGGCGTCGCCACGGCCAACCGTGTCGAGCGTGCTGAGCAACTGCGAGCAGCGATAGCGAATGTTCGGTTGCAAACGCGCGGCCATGAACAGTCGCGACACCAGCTCCGCAGAACCCGCTTCGGTCAGGACGAACGGTACATCGCACAAATCCTTGAGGCTCAACGCGGTTCGGGCTGCCAGCACATGGCCCACCGGGAGCAGCGCAACCATCTGGTCTTCGATCAAGGCGAAGGTGTCGAAGCGCTCCTCAGGCAGCACCACGAAACCGATATCGATCCGTCGTTCTTCCAGCCACTGCGTCACTTGTCGATCCGGCCCTTCATCGATATGCACTTCGATGCCCGGATGCGCCTCGCGATATTGCCGCAGAATGTTGGGTAGCAACTTGATCGACGAAGTCGGGCCGAACGAGCCGATGCGCAAGGTGCCGCTTTTCATGCCGCGCGCATCAGCGGCTTCCTGGCGCAAGGTGTTGGCCAGCCCGAGCATGGCGCGGGCGCGCAGCAGCAATTGCTCACCGATGTCACTGAGCTCCACGGACGACTGATGCCGGCGCAGCAGTTCGACACCCAATTCCTGCTCCAGCGACTTCATCGCGTGGGACACCGCCGACTGCGAGATCCCCAGGCGATGGGCCGCGAGGGTGAAACCGCGCAGTTCGGCGACCAGCGAGAAGATTTCCAGTTGCGTGAAGGTCATGAGTGTTTGCTCATTTTACGATTATGTGGAATGAGGTGAATGATACGGCATTCCTCAAAAGCTTTGGTCTGGAGCCTCATGCGCAACGTCGAGCAGCTGCACACAACATCATCCGACATCGCGGTTTACCTGACACTCGCGATGGTGACCATGGTTTGGGGCGGCACCTTTGTCGCTGGACGTTTTCTTGCCGGTAGTCTGAGTCCGGTGTTCGCCGCCAGCTTGCGCTTCTTGCTCGCCAGTGCGGCGTTGCTCGGCTTCCTGTGGCTGGCGCGCATCCCTTTGGCGCGGCCAACGCCACGGCAATGGCTGCACCTGGCGCTGCTGGGGTTCTTCGGGATCTTCTTCTACAACCTGTGTTTTTTTTACGGCCTGCAATACATCAACGCGTCGCGGGCTTCGTTGATTGTGGCGTTGAACCCGGCGGTGATTGGCCTTGTCTCGTGGTGGTTATTCAAAGAGCGTCTGGGAATAATTAAAACCGCTGGTATCGCGATCTGTATTGGCGGAGCTGGCCTGGTGATCGTCAGCCGAAATCCGCAATTGCTGGCCGCAACGCCGCAGGCATGGATCGGCGATGTGTTGATTCTCGGCTGTGTGCTGGGGTGGGGCGTTTATTCGCTGTTTTCCCGCGATCTGAATCGGACGTTAGGGCCGGTGCAGACCGTGACGTACTCGATCCTGATCGGCACCGTCATGTTGTGGGCTCTGGGGGCGGCGCGCGGCGAGCTGAGCTGGCAGGCGCTGAATAATCTGGGCGTGGCGCAATGGCTGAGCCTGCTGTACCTCGGCGTCCTGGGCTCGGCGCTGGCCTACATCGGCTATTACGACGGCATCCGTAAAATCGGCGCGACGCGCAGCGGGGTGTTTATCGCGCTTAATCCGTTGACGGCGGTCATCCTTGGCGCGCTGCTGCTGGGCGAGCAATTGACAGCGGCCATGTACCTCGGTGGCGCGCTGATCCTGACTGGCATTTACCTGTGCAACAAACCCCTTGCGCCGGTCGCAAAAAAGCGGATTTTATAGGGAGGGCAGACAAGCCTATTTACGCTGTGTAGAATCGGGTTACGCATACAATAATAATCGTCTTCTGGCAGCAGAAGCCTCGCCCGCAAGAGCCTTGGGTCGACAATGAAGATATTCGGGTTTCAACTGATCTACGGTGACTTCCTCGCCCGCAGTGTGCGTGGCATCTCCTGTGCGCCACCCACCGACCTCGCAGACTGACAAATAACCCTGGTTAATTTGATAAGAATGATGAGGCGTCACCATGACAGATTTATACGAAAACCCAATGGGCCTGATGGGCTTTGAATTCATCGAGCTCGCATCGCCGGTGCCGGGCACCCTGGAGCCGATCTTCGAGATCATGGGCTTCACCAAAGTCGCCACCCACCGCTCCAAGAACGTGCACCTGTACCGTCAGGGCGCGATCAATCTGATCCTCAACAACGAACCCAACAGCGTCGCTTCGTACTTTGCTGCCGAGCACGGCCCGTCGGTGTGCGGCATGGCGTTCCGCGTCAAGGATTCGCAAAAAGCCTACAACCGCGCACTGGAACTCGGCGCCCAGCCGATCCACATTGAAACCGGCCCGATGGAGCTGAACCTGCCGGCGATCAAGGGCATTGGCGGCGCGCCGCTGTACCTGATCGACCGTTTCGGCGAAGGCAGCTCGATCTACGACATCGACTTCGTGTTTATCGAAGGCGTTGATCGCAATCCGGTCGGTGCCGGCCTGAAGATCATCGACCACCTGACGCACAACGTGTATCGCGGTCGCATGGCCTACTGGGCGAACTTCTACGAGAAGCTGTTCAACTTCCGCGAGATCCGTTACTTCGATATCAAAGGCGAATACACCGGCCTGACCTCGAAAGCGATGACCGCACCGGACGGCATGATCCGCATCCCGCTGAACGAAGAATCGTCCAAGGGCGCGGGCCAGATCGAAGAGTTCCTGATGCAGTTCAACGGCGAGGGCATCCAGCACGTCGCGTTCCTCACTGACGACCTGATCAAGACCTGGGATCAACTGAAGAAGATCGGCATGCGCTTCATGACCGCGCCGCCGGACACCTACTATGAAATGCTCGAAGGTCGTCTGCCGAACCATGGCGAGCCGGTGGATCAGCTGCAATCGCGCGGCATCCTGCTCGATGGCGCCTCGGAGCAGGGCGACAAGCGTCTGTTGCTGCAGATCTTCTCGGAAACCCTGATGGGGCCGGTGTTCTTCGAGTTCATCCAGCGTAAAGGCGACGATGGTTTCGGCGAAGGCAACTTCAAGGCGCTGTTCGAGTCGATCGAGCGTGATCAGGTGCGTCGCGGTGTACTCGCAACCGAGTAATCCGCTACACCGCTAAACACTGTAGGAGTGAGCCTGCTCGCGATAGCGTTTTCAGATCCGGCAATGCTGGTGACTGAATGAACGCAATCGCGAGCAGGCTCACTCCTACATTTTTTTTGTTGGGCTTAGGGGCGGCGTTGGCGCATCAAGTGTTTGAAGCCTTCGAAGATCAACACAAGCACGGCCAGCCAGATCGGAATATACGTCAGCCATTCCCCGGACTTGATGCTCTCTCCAAGCAGCAACGCCACACCGAGCAGCAACACCGGCTCAACGTAACTCAACAAGCCAAACAAGCTGAACGGCAGCAAACGACTGGCAATGATGTACACCACCAGCGCCGACGCACTGATCAACCCCAGCAGCGGGATCAGCCACATCAGCCCCGGGTACTGGTCAAACACGCCAAAGCCTTGCTCGCCACCCTGCACGAACCAGTAGGCGACCGGCAGCATCAGCGTCATATCCACCCACAATCCGCCGAGATTGTCGGTCTTCAGGTATTTGCGCAGGACGAAGTACAGCGGATAGCCGACGACCACCACCAGTGTCGCCCAGGAAAACCCGCCAACCTGATACAGCTCGTTCAACACACCGAGGGTGGCGAAGAACACCGCCACTTTCTGCAGGTACGACAGGCTCTCGCCGTAGGCAATCCGCCCGGTCAGGACCATCGCCAGCGGCAGCAGGAAGTAGCCCAGCGACACATCGAGGCTGTAGCCGTTGAGCGGCGCCCACATGAACAGCCACAGCTGCACGCCGAGCAGGGCGGCCGAGATGATCAGGCCGGCGACCAGTTTTGGTTGTGCCACGACCATCCGAATCAGCTCCAGCACCCGCCGCCATTCCCCGGACACCAGCATGAACACGGTCATGCACGGTACGGTCAGCAGCATCCGCCAGCCGAAAATTTCCACGCCACTCAACGGTGTGAGCAACGAGGTGTAGTAATACATGACGGCAAACAGCACCGAAGCTGAAACCGATAGAGCGATACCTTTAGACAAGCTGTCCTCGCGGGTTGATGGTCAAACGGGGCGCGAAGGATACGTGGTTTTTGTGCTGAATATTGGCCGGTTGCTCAATATTTCCCACATCCACGCACCTACAAAAGCGTAGTCAGTGTGAGTGAATCTTCACTGCGCAACCTTCAACGGATTGCCGAAGCGCATGAGGTACATCTCGCCGAACTTGTAAGAGGCGTAATCGGTGATGTGCCCAATATCACGATAGACCGGCAAACCGTCGACGGTGGTCATGCACGCGGCGTCCTTGCACTGCACGATTT includes:
- the rarD gene encoding EamA family transporter RarD is translated as MSKGIALSVSASVLFAVMYYYTSLLTPLSGVEIFGWRMLLTVPCMTVFMLVSGEWRRVLELIRMVVAQPKLVAGLIISAALLGVQLWLFMWAPLNGYSLDVSLGYFLLPLAMVLTGRIAYGESLSYLQKVAVFFATLGVLNELYQVGGFSWATLVVVVGYPLYFVLRKYLKTDNLGGLWVDMTLMLPVAYWFVQGGEQGFGVFDQYPGLMWLIPLLGLISASALVVYIIASRLLPFSLFGLLSYVEPVLLLGVALLLGESIKSGEWLTYIPIWLAVLVLIFEGFKHLMRQRRP
- a CDS encoding DMT family transporter, which translates into the protein MRNVEQLHTTSSDIAVYLTLAMVTMVWGGTFVAGRFLAGSLSPVFAASLRFLLASAALLGFLWLARIPLARPTPRQWLHLALLGFFGIFFYNLCFFYGLQYINASRASLIVALNPAVIGLVSWWLFKERLGIIKTAGIAICIGGAGLVIVSRNPQLLAATPQAWIGDVLILGCVLGWGVYSLFSRDLNRTLGPVQTVTYSILIGTVMLWALGAARGELSWQALNNLGVAQWLSLLYLGVLGSALAYIGYYDGIRKIGATRSGVFIALNPLTAVILGALLLGEQLTAAMYLGGALILTGIYLCNKPLAPVAKKRIL
- the hppD gene encoding 4-hydroxyphenylpyruvate dioxygenase, which encodes MTDLYENPMGLMGFEFIELASPVPGTLEPIFEIMGFTKVATHRSKNVHLYRQGAINLILNNEPNSVASYFAAEHGPSVCGMAFRVKDSQKAYNRALELGAQPIHIETGPMELNLPAIKGIGGAPLYLIDRFGEGSSIYDIDFVFIEGVDRNPVGAGLKIIDHLTHNVYRGRMAYWANFYEKLFNFREIRYFDIKGEYTGLTSKAMTAPDGMIRIPLNEESSKGAGQIEEFLMQFNGEGIQHVAFLTDDLIKTWDQLKKIGMRFMTAPPDTYYEMLEGRLPNHGEPVDQLQSRGILLDGASEQGDKRLLLQIFSETLMGPVFFEFIQRKGDDGFGEGNFKALFESIERDQVRRGVLATE
- a CDS encoding LysR family transcriptional regulator, with the translated sequence MTFTQLEIFSLVAELRGFTLAAHRLGISQSAVSHAMKSLEQELGVELLRRHQSSVELSDIGEQLLLRARAMLGLANTLRQEAADARGMKSGTLRIGSFGPTSSIKLLPNILRQYREAHPGIEVHIDEGPDRQVTQWLEERRIDIGFVVLPEERFDTFALIEDQMVALLPVGHVLAARTALSLKDLCDVPFVLTEAGSAELVSRLFMAARLQPNIRYRCSQLLSTLDTVGRGDAITIVAEGSLPQEATPRYVKRPLLPAVQRQVGLAVLDRRQASPAALAFIELATRMKH